GGTAACCGTCTTCGTAGACAATATTGAATACGCCGACCCGTACTACTTCTTCGCTGACGCGTTCGCCGTCAGCCGTAGCAAACTGCTGATTGAAGCGAACGATCTTGCCGGATTCGGCAACTTCACGCTGCAGTTCGAACCACAGGCGCTCGATGTCTTCAATAGAAGCCAGCGAACTTGCGCCCGCCATCTTGCTTCCCAGCTCAACAAGGAATTCGCCGCGATCAGGATACTGGATGTTGGTCAAAGACGTTTTGAAGCGCCCCTGTGCATCACCCGTTACCGTCTGGAGAACACCGAACAGCTCTTTCAACGCACCAAGGCGTTCGTCGAGAGCCGCGCGCGCTGTAGCGATCTGCTGCTGGTTAGCAGCAAACTGACTTTCAAGCCGCTGGCTCTCCTGCTCCTGGCGCGTACGTTCTGCACGTGACTGGTTCAGGATCTGCTGCTGTTCGTTACGCTTACTGGCGAACTCCGCCTCGCGCTGACGAGCTTGAGCCGAATCTCTTGCCTGCCCCTGCTCAATCAGGTTGAGCAGTTCGGACATGCTACCTGCCGCTTCTTGAGCCTGTGCTGTACCAAAGGCCAGCAGACCAGCGACGACTAATGTTGCTATACGTTTCATCTTAAGAAGTCTCCCCAGCAGGTTTTGCAGCCGGTATCGGCAGCAGAAGCAACTCAGGCGCGATCAGCTGGCGAGCCATACGAAGGCCTTTCCGAATTTCACTTCTGTTTTCATCATCGATTAACTCGTACTGACGAGTTTCCTGATTGTAATGACCAGTAATCTGAGAATCGTCCGACTGGAAGTAGAGACCAACCCGACCGATACGCAGCATGTTGTAGTCGCGCAGTGCGCCGTCAATGTCGAGAGATTCTTTGTACCACTCAGATGAAGAACCGTAATCCATCTCAATCTGGTAGGCCTCCATCACTTTGCGGAACTTCTCAGCAACACTTACGTCAGAGCGCTCCATAATTTCTTTGAGCGACTCAACGCGATTCGTGCGTTCAGCCTTAAGAAAAGGAATGTCCAGCGCTATTGACTGCTCAAGACCGTCAATCATACGAGTCATCAACGGGAAGATCTGACGATTGATAACGTCAACCTGATCCATTGAAAGCTCGATATCGGCCAGCGTTGCCTGCTGCCCTTCAACCTGAGCACTCATCAGACGGTTGTAAACCTGAAGACCCTCAATTTCCTTATTGATCGCGCGATATTGATCAGTCAGAGAACGAGTGCCCTCCACCACCTCATTGATACGCTCCTGTGAAGCCTGAGCCAGTTCTAACCGTCGCTGGTCAGCCTTTAACACGTCATCGACGGATTGGGCGAAGACGCTGCCGGATATTGCGATGACGGTTGCTGCAATGGCTGCAGCTGTCATCTGCCGACTGCTACTTTTGCACCGTTTCATGGACACTCCTTAAAAAGATCGAGTTTTGATTTAATGATTTGATTGAATCGATGGGGAAAGAGATGCGCGGGGGTATGTCTAATTCCTGCACCCTTGTGCGAATGCCAGTCACAACGACATTCTCACGTCACTCACGACCCTCTCCCCTGAAGCCGCGGCGTTTCACTAGTTTGGTAATGCCACCTTCTGATTTCTGAATCCGAAAGACCCTGCATTCGGTTCACTCTTTATAATGCGAAGCAATCCCTGCCTCAGCGCCAATACTGTACGCCCACCCCCATTGTGGTCGCCAAGAATACCACATGAATGATAGATCGCCAGCCCATCAGCAACATAAGGTGTTGGTAACCAAGGGAACCGGTTTTACGGTATCCCAACTCCATATGCGACAGCCCGGTCAATCGAGCGCCGCCTTCTGGCGCGCCAACTCCAGCTTGGCGAGGGACGAACGATGCACCTCATCGGGCCCGTCCGCAAGTCTGAGTGTGCGTGCGCCAGCCCAGGCCGCCGCGAGTGCGAAATCACCATCGACACCGGCTGCGCC
The DNA window shown above is from Woeseia oceani and carries:
- a CDS encoding DUF3450 domain-containing protein, which encodes MTAAAIAATVIAISGSVFAQSVDDVLKADQRRLELAQASQERINEVVEGTRSLTDQYRAINKEIEGLQVYNRLMSAQVEGQQATLADIELSMDQVDVINRQIFPLMTRMIDGLEQSIALDIPFLKAERTNRVESLKEIMERSDVSVAEKFRKVMEAYQIEMDYGSSSEWYKESLDIDGALRDYNMLRIGRVGLYFQSDDSQITGHYNQETRQYELIDDENRSEIRKGLRMARQLIAPELLLLPIPAAKPAGETS